The sequence AATACCTGTCGATCCCAATCTGTCCTCAATGTGATTACAATAAGTACAATGGTTTGGACTAGCGTACCAATTAGCATTCCAATCCAAACACCCTACAAAATGAACTTCAATTTGTCACATTCGTTTACACAGGTGAGGAAGAAACAGCGAAGCAAAAAGGTGGAGAACACGAAAGTGTTTAGCAAAAACAATTGCTTTTACTTATCTGgttcttttttatttagaaattttatTTGGTGTATAAGTCGAGTAGATTCTAATTCAGAGAGAAAAAAATTAGAGACCCCTAATATTTTGAGACCTTGATCCAATGACAAGATTTAGCGATTGATGCAACAGCACGAATGGTACTCACCTTCTTAGTTTCATTCAATGTAATTTAATGTACCTATTAAAAATGGGGATTGCCTGTCTAAGATTATTTTGAATAAAGGGATAACTTTAGAAACCTCCTataaggtttctaacaatttcactagcCTCCCTTGAAGTTTACAAAATTTCACAAACCAAAAAGAGATGaaggttttgataacaaaattagtccaataagaaaaagtaacattaaaaaaatattttaagaaaagagatgaaattttatttcataaatacccttatgcatgtatataagttgtattagtaacagaataaaaataattaaaaattaaaaacaactaATATACATATTTCACCACTCAAAAAGTTTATATTCAATAAATTAGACAACAtaaataagcaacaaaactatattaatcatcaaaagattCAGCAAAACAGACTATTTATATCTTTTGATATGATGTTTACtatgattcttgtgattttgaacagaaaatttttttcaaaatttacctttcttttctctcctttctcCTTTATTAATATCTAACGATTAAGTAATCAGAGCACTAATTAATtattaataactaattaatgaaaataactgttaaaaatttctttaatgATGAACGATGACTTGTAATTATAAAATAACATCAATTGATACTATTTTGTTATAGATAGAATTTGACAATGACCAAAAAATCAGTTGTACACAATGTGGAAAGAAGAATTttggtaaaagaaaaaaatatagggCAAAACAAGATTGTTCATGAGGATATTTTCTTTGAAACTCTTAAAATTGTGACAGTTGTAAAATAATTTCGTGGAAGTAAaggagaaaagagggaaaagaaaggcaaaatttaaaaatttttctattcaaaatcacaaaaatcatAACAAACATCATGTAAAAAGAGATGCCTAATCTGCTTTGTTAAATTTCGTGATCATTAGTataattttattacttatttgtATGTCTAATATATTAAATATGAACTTTTGGAACGGTAAAATGTTTGTATCAattgtttctaatttttaattatttttatttttttactaatacaacttatatataTGCCTAAGGGGCatttatgaaataaaagttCATATCTCTTcttaaagtacttttttaatGTTGCTTTTTctaattgaactaattttgttaGCAAAACCTTAACCTCATGAAAGATTTGTGTAATTTTGCAAACTTCAGGGAAAActagtgaaattgtcaaaaacctcaaaggaggtttctaaaattatcccttgaaTGTATCCCACCACTTGTAAGCTTGTCCTTTATACTCCACTCATTGTTATAAAagaatacaagaaacaaaccaAAAATCAACAAACTGATCCTTCCATTTATCTAGTGCTGTAACTAAGAATGGGTACCAAAATAGAACTTACTTGTACTTGCAATTTAATAACGTAACCAAGCACCACTCCAATGGGTATGCCTAGCAAATAATAGCAACCCACGTTGACACATGCCACAGTTCCCTGCCATCCAGCCCCCACAGCAACCCCTTGAAAAAGGAAGAATTATTTCATATAGTAtcatttatattaaaaaaaaaatagaaaacttgctttttcttttttggtaattTCTTTTGAGatgttaaaacttaaaattcACAAGGTCACAACATCTTTAGAGCAATCTGGCGGAACCAGAACCATCTTGATTTTTTCATTTTACTCTTTCTATAACTGATAACAACCATCAATATGACAGATAAAAAAAACAAGCTTACCAGAAAGAACCGGTTGAACACTGTTCAGAAGTATGGAAAATGCTAACAATGGCGATAACTGACCAACTGCTACAGCCACATCAGGACTTGTGGTGAATATGTAAGATACACGTTCtcgaaagaagagaaagaatatGAATAGCACAAATCCAATGGCCAAAGATGTCAGAACCGAAAACCATATGGAGAACTTTGCTGCTTTAGCGCTCCCCCTTCCAAGTTCATTCGCAACTCGTACACTAGATATGTGAGGAGGGTAAATGATTAGTAGTCTTTAGGATGTACTGTTACGGAGAACAGAATGGAACATTATGTGATTCATCATCAAGAGAAACAAAATAAGTCAAAAAAGTGCTGTAAGTTACAGGCACTGTGAAAGCCCGCTTAGGCTTTAGCAAATCATATCACTTTTATGA is a genomic window of Coffea arabica cultivar ET-39 unplaced genomic scaffold, Coffea Arabica ET-39 HiFi ptg000087l, whole genome shotgun sequence containing:
- the LOC113693890 gene encoding protein DETOXIFICATION 21-like; amino-acid sequence: MFSFCSLNISGWEMMISLGFMAAASVRVANELGRGSAKAAKFSIWFSVLTSLAIGFVLFIFFLFFRERVSYIFTTSPDVAVAVGQLSPLLAFSILLNSVQPVLSGVAVGAGWQGTVACVNVGCYYLLGIPIGVVLGYVIKLQVQGVWIGMLIGTLVQTIVLIVITLRTDWDRQVLIAQQRINRWFIPSENDNRSESL